In the Neofelis nebulosa isolate mNeoNeb1 chromosome 11, mNeoNeb1.pri, whole genome shotgun sequence genome, one interval contains:
- the ACADS gene encoding short-chain specific acyl-CoA dehydrogenase, mitochondrial has product MAAALLARACGPSLRALRPWDWRQLHTIYQSVELPEMHQMLRQTCREFAKKELVPIAAQVDKEHCFPTAQVKKMGELGLLAMDVPEELNGAGLDYLAYAIAVEEISRGCASTGVIMSVNNSLYLGPLLKFGSKEQKQLWITPFTGGDKIGCFALSEPGNGSDAGAASTTARAEGDSWVLNGTKAWITNAWEASATVVFASTDRSLHNKGISAFLVPMPTPGLTLGKKEDKLGIRASSTANLIFEDCRIPKDNLLGELGMGFKIAMQTLDMGRIGIAAQALGIAQAALDCAVNYAENRKAFGAPLTKLQSIQFKLADMALALESARLLTWRAAMLKANKKPFTKEAAMAKLAASEAATAISHQAIQILGGMGYVTEMPAERHYRDARITEIYEGTSEIQRLVIAGHLLKSYRS; this is encoded by the exons ATGGCAGCTGCGCTGCTCGCCCGGGCCTGCGGCCCCAGCCTCCGAG CTCTGCGTCCTTGGGACTGGCGTCAGTTGCATACTATCTACCAGTCTGTGGAACTTCCCGAGATGCACCAGATGCTGCGTCAGACGTGCCGGGAATTTGCCAAGAAGGAGCTGGTTCCCATTGCCGCCCAGGTGGACAAGGAGCATTGCTTCCCGACAGCCCAG GTGAAGAAGATGGGCGAGCTCGGGCTTCTGGCCATGGATGTGCCCGAGGAGCTAAATGGTGCCGGCCTTGATTACCTGGCCTATGCCATTGCCGTGGAGGAGATCAGTCGGGGCTGTGCCTCTACAGGAGTCATCATGAGTGTCAACAAC TCCCTCTACTTGGGGCCTCTCCTGAAGTTCGGCTCCAAGGAGCAGAAGCAGCTGTGGATTACCCCTTTTACCGGTGGTGACAAAATTGGCTGCTTTGCACTCAGTGAACCAG GGAATGGCAGCGACGCAGGAGCCGCCTCCACCACCGCCCGAGCGGAGGGCGACTCGTGGGTCCTGAACGGCACCAAGGCCTGGATCACCAACGCGTGGGAGGCCTCCGCCACCGTGGTCTTTGCCAGCACAGACAGATCCTTGCACAACAAG GGCATCAGTGCCTTCTTGGTTCCCATGCCGACGCCTGGGCTCAcgctggggaagaaggaagacaagCTGGGCATCCGGGCCTCATCCACGGCCAACCTCATCTTTGAGGACTGTCGCATCCCCAAGGACAACCTGCTGGGGGAGCTGGGGATGGGCTTCAAGATAGCCATG CAAACCCTGGACATGGGGCGCATTGGCATTGCCGCCCAGGCCCTGGGGATCGCCCAGGCCGCCCTCGATTGTGCCGTGAACTATGCCGAGAATCGCAAGGCCTTCGGGGCCCCCCTCACCAAGCTCCAGAGCATCCAG TTCAAGCTGGCGGACATGGCCCTGGCCCTGGAGAGTGCCCGGCTGCTGACCTGGCGTGCTGCCATGTTGAAGGCTAACAAGAAGCCTTTTACCAAG GAAGCAGCAATGGCCAAGCTGGCTGCGTCGGAGGCTGCAACTGCCATCAGCCACCAG GCCATCCAGATCCTGGGTGGCATGGGCTACGTGACAGAGATGCCGGCCGAACGGCACTACCGCGACGCGCGCATCACTGAGATTTATGAAGGCACCAGCGAGATCCAGAGGCTGGTGATCGCTGGGCACCTGCTCAAGAGCTACCGGAGCTGA
- the UNC119B gene encoding protein unc-119 homolog B, producing MSGSNPKAAAAGSAAGPGALVAGKEEKKKAGGGVLNRLKARRQAPPHATEDGIGAAVTEQELLALDTIRPEHVLRLSRVTENYLCKPEDNIYSIDFTRFKIRDLETGTVLFEIAKPCVSDQEEEEEEEEGGDVDISAGRFVRYQFTPAFLRLRTVGATVEFTVGDKPVSNFRMIERHYFRERLLKNFDFDFGFCIPSSRNTCEHIYEFPQLSEDVIRLMIENPYETRSDSFYFVDNKLIMHNKADYAYNGGQ from the exons ATGAGCGGGTCGAACCCGAAGGCTGCGGCCGCGGGGTCAGCGGCTGGGCCGGGGGCGCTGGTGGCCGgcaaagaggagaagaagaaggcagGCGGCGGTGTCCTGAACCGACTCAAGGCGCGGCGGCAGGCGCCCCCCCACGCGACAGAGGACGGCATCGGGGCGGCGGTCACGGAGCAGGAGCTGCTGGCTCTGGACACCATCCGGCCCGAGCACGTCCTGCGCCTCAGCCGGGTCACCGAGA ATTATTTATGTAAACCTGAAGATAACATCTACAGTATTGATTTCACCCGCTTCAAAATTCGAGATTTGGAGACAGGGACGGTGCTTTTTGAGATTGCCAAACCTTGTGTTTCAG accaagaggaggaggaggaggaggaggaaggtggagaTGTGGATATCAGCGCGGGACGTTTTGTCCGCTATCAGTTCACACCGGCATTTCTCCGCCTCCGCACAGTCGGGGCTAC AGTGGAGTTCACAGTGGGAGACAAACCTGTGTCAAACTTCCGGATGATTGAGCGGCACTATTTCCGGGAACGCTTGCTGAAAAACTTTGACTTTGATTTCGGCTTCTGCATCCCCAGCAGTAGAAACACTTGTGAACATATCTATGAGTTTCCCCAGCTTTCTGAGGATGTCA TTCGTCTGATGATTGAAAATCCCTATGAGACCCGTTCTGACAGCTTCTACTTTGTTGACAACAAGCTGATAATGCACAACAAGGCCGATTATGCCTATAATGGAGGCCAGTGA